The DNA segment GCCGATGGCGATGCCGCCGACTATGACCGGGCACGGGCACTGTTTCCGGCGGATGTCCTGGCCTGGGTGCAGTCAACTCAACCCAACGCCTGGGCCACCCTGGAGAAGAACCACGGTCCACAGGCCGCCGAGGTGCTGCTCGGACGACTACGGGATTCCATCAATCAACGCGGCACTCTCGACGTGCTGCGCCACGGTATCGAGCTGCTCGGACTGCGCCACCCCCTCACCCTGGCCCAATTCAAACCCGCCCTGGCGATGAATCCTGATCTGCTCACCCGCTACGCCGCCAACCGGCTGCGCGTGATTCGCCAGTTACGCTATTCACTCCATAACGAAAACGCCCTCGATCTGGGTCTGTTCCTCAACGGGATTCCGGTCGCCACGGCGGAACTGAAAACCGACTTCACCCAATCGGTCGAGGATGCCGTCGATCAATACCGCTTCGACCGTCATCCGCGTCCCAAAGGACAGGGGAGCGCCGAACCCCTGCTGTCGTTCCCGAATGGAGCCTTGGTTCATTTCGCGGTGAGTAACCGTGAAGTCCGCATGACCACGCACCTTGAAGGTCCGGCCACCCGCTTTCTGCCCTTCAACCGGGGCGATCACGGAGCCGCCGGCAATCCCCCCAACGAACACGGCGGACACCGTACCGCCTATCTCTGGGAGGACATCTGGGCGCGGGACACCTGGCTGGAGATTCTCGGACGCTATCTGGTCGCCCAAAAGGACAGCAAGAAACAGATCAAAACACTCATCTTCCCGCGTTTCCACCAACTCGACGGTACGCGCAAGCTCCTGGTCACGGTGCTGATCGAAGGTCCAGGCGGCAAATACCTGATTCAGCATTCTGCCGGTTCGGGCAAGACCAACTCCATCGCCTGGGCGGCGCATTTCCTGGCCGATCTGCACGACGAACACCATCACAAGCTGTTCGATAGCGTGCTGGTGGTCTCGGATCGCACCGTACTGGACAGCCAGTTACAGGATGCCATCTTCGATTTCGAGCGCACGGCTGGGGTGGTGGCCACCATCAAAGGCGATGGCGGCAGCAAGAGCCGCGAACTGGCTGAAGCCCTCTCTGGTGGCAAGAAGATCGTGGTCTGTACCATCCAGACCTTTCCCTTTGCGTTGAAGGCTGTGCGCGAACTGGCCGCCACCCAGGGCAAACGCTTTGCTGTGATCGCCGATGAAGCGCATTCCTCGCAGACCGGCGAAGCGGCGGCCAAGCTCAAAGCCGTGCTGTCGGCGGACGAATGGCAGGCGTTGACCGATGGCGGCGAGATCAGCACCGAAGACCTGCTGGCCGCGCAAATGACGACACGGGCTGCCGAAACAGGCATCACCTATGTCGCCTTCACCGCCACACCCAAGGCCAAAACGCTGCAACTCTTCGGACGTCGCCCCGATCCGAACCGACCTGCCGGACCGGATAACCTGCCTGCGCCCTTCCATGTCTATTCGATGCGTCAAGCCATCGAGGAAGGCTTCATCCTCGATGTGCTCAAGAACTACACCCCTTACAAGCTGGCGTTCCGCTTGGCGACCATGGGGCGCGAATGGGATGAGCAGGAGATGGTGCGCGACGAAGCCCTCAAGGGCATCCTGCGCTGGGTGCGGCTACACCCCTACAACATCAGCCAGAAAGTGCAGGTGGTGGTGGAGCATTTCCGGGAGAACGTCGCCCCGCTGCTGAATGGACGCGCCAAGGCGATGGTCGTGGTCGGCAGTCGTCTGGAAGCCGTGCGCTGGCGGCTCGCCATTGACCACTACACCCAGGAGCAGGGCTACCCGATCGGTACCCTGGTCGCCTTTTCCGGCGACGTCATCGATCCCGAGTCCGGCCCCGATCCCTTCAGCGAAACCAGTCAGACCATGAACCCCAACCTGAAAGGGCGGGGGATTCGTGACGCCTTCGATACTGACGACTATCAGATCCTGTTGGTCGCCAACAAGTTTCAAACCGGCTTTGATCAGCCGCTACTGTGTGGGATGTATGTCGACAAGCGGCTTGCCGGCATCGCGGCGGTACAGACGCTGTCACGGCTTAACCGTGCCTATCCGAACAAGGACACCACCTATGTGGTGGACTTCGTCAACGATCCCGAGGACATCCTTGACGCCTTCAAGGCGTACTACGAAACCGCCGAACTCTCCGGCGTGACCGATCCCAACCTGATCTTCAACCTGCGCAGTAAGCTGGACGCGGCAGGGTTCTATGACGACTTCGAGGTCAACCGCGTAGTCGAGGTCGAGTTCAACCCCAAAGCCAAGCACAGCGACCTGACGGCAGCGCTGGAACCGGTGGCCTCCAGGCTGTTGCAGCAATACAAGGCGGCCCAGAACCGGCTCAAGAGCGCCAAGGCCAAGGACGACGCAGCGGCGATCAAAGAGGCGCAAGACGCCTTGAATGCCCTGCGGCTGTTCAAGAAGGATCTGGGCACGTTCCAGCGGGTCTATGCCTTTCTCTCGCAAATCTTCGACTATGGCAACACCGCGATCGAAAAGCGTTTCATCTTCTACCGTAGGCTCCTGCCGCTCCTGGAGTTCGGACGCGAACGCGACACCATCGACCTGTCCAAGATCGTGCTTACCCATCACACCCTGAAACGCCAGGGTCAGCGTTCCCTCGTCCTGCAAGCAGGCGAAACAAGCACGCTCACCCCGCTCGGCGAGAGTGGCACCGGCACGGTACAGGACAAGGAAAAAGCCCGACTCAGAGAGATCATCGCCAAAGTCAATGATCTGTTTGAAGGCGACCTGACCGATGATGACCAACTGGTCTACGTCAATCATGTCCTCAAGGGCAAGCTGCTGGAATCCAAGACCCTGATCCAACAGGCGTCCAACAACACCAAGGAACAGTTCGCCAACTCACCCGATCTGTCGAACGAACTGCTCAACGCCATCATCGATGCCTTTGCCGCCCACACGACCATGAGCAAACAGGCACTGGATTCCGAGAAGGTACGCCGGGGGTTGCAGGACATCCTGCTTGGACCGGCACAGCTTTATGAGGCGCTACGGGAACAGACTGAAAGCGCGCAAGCCGTACCGTAAGCCACCTTCGGTACGGTCGTCGGATCTGGTTCGATACCGGATATGTTTGGGTTTGTCCATAGGTTTCCCGTAACCTGTGGGCGGCGGATATTGATCGCAAACTCGACGAGACTTCGCTCAGTTCTTGGGGCAAAGGGTTTCAAGTGTGTGTTTGGTCGACGGGACATGCGGCTGGAAACGTTTGGATGTGGTTTACAGAATGCTCTTGTCAAGTATCGTTTTTTATGATAGATAGCTTTCTTCTCAACCGCTTAACGTTCTAAAAATAAACAACCAAACATTGAGCGAAAACATGATTCACTCTGAAACTGATCCTACCGAACATCTCTTGCAAAGAAAGCGAGAACTCGAAGAAAAAGAGAAAGAAATTGAAAAACAAAAAAAAGAAATCGAGGAAAAAATTAAGGAATCCAATTTAGGCTCTCGGCAAAAAGCATTAAATGATATTTTGGACTTGATGAATACCTATGAGATAGATATCTCTGATATTGCTATTGCCAAAAAATATCCAGAAAAAATCAAAAAAACATCACAGGCCACAAAAGAGAAAAAGCCTAAATTTCCACAGCCCCCTGAAGGAAAGAAGTATTTCAACCTTGAAACCAATAAATCCTGGTCGGGAAGAGGGCCTATAGATGATTCAATCCGCAATCATCCAGATCCAAACTCTCTGTTAGTTGACAAGGTCGTTGAGCAGCCAACTACTGCAATATAGGGTTTACTTTTTTTGCAGAGATCAGATCCCTGAAATTTTTTCAAACGCACCTGAAGGCGATCTGATCTTGTAGTTTTTATAGCGCTGTGTTTGATCTTAGAAGTAAACGAAGTTTACCCGTTCCCGCAACTCCTTACCCGGCTTGAAATGCAGGTAATGCTTGCCTGCGGTAAAGACAGTCTCGCCAGTCTTGGGGTTACGCGCTTGACGGGGAGGTCGATAGTGCAAGGAAAAGCTTCCAAACCCACGCACCTCGATCCGTTCACCGTTAGCTAACGATTCCCGCAACAGATTCAGAAGCGCCTTCACCACGACCTCTACATCGGCTTCAGGAAGATGCTCCTGCCGGTTGGCCATCTGCGTGATCAGTTCCGAGCGCGTCATGATCGGATCTCCTGAAACTCACTGAAACGCCTGCTCCTGATCCAGCTATCGAACCCCATCCGTTGTCTGGCAGACCGCCGCTGATCAATTGGATACGGACAAGCGGCCTGTCGACAACAGCACGCGGGTCAGGGACTTCGCCGCTCCACCTGGAACCTCGTAGCGGGAGGTTCCAGGCGGCGTCGACGATCAGGGTTTAAGCCCGGTAATCCAGACACTTCAGTCCAGTGGGGCTGAGAGGGAGAGTATCCCACCCTATGATCCAGTAGCGATCTCCGGGTTGCGTACCCTCAAACTGCTCGATAAGCGTGCACAAGTATTCCTGCATTTCTTGTACATCGGTGCGCTCAAAGACCATCAAACGAATATCGGCTTTTGACTGCATCAGCTTCAAGAAAGCATCGATGATTCTTTGATCCTGACTGGGATTCCATTCATCACAGACGACTTCCATCACCAACGGCAAGCGAATGAGCGGACAGGATTCACTGTCTGCCCCCCAATGCAGATCGTAAATCCAGGGTTCACCCCGCACGCAAGAACCGATCTCTTTTGCCGCATAGGTTTTGTAGCCAAAGTCATGGGCATAAGATCCGATTTCCCATAAGATATAACGTTTGATTTCGGATCGGCGATCGATTTTTTGGTAATCAATATATCTGGAAAAATTATCTTTAAAAAAACTCCAGACGCGCTGTTGAATTTGTTCAGTCTGTGGTGCGTGTCGCATGTGCAGATACTGTTTTGACGTCGATTGAATGAAAGTATCGTGCGTGATCGATGATTTTACCTGTGGTGCAAAAAAACCTGCATCTTATTTGCATGAGGATTTATGTTAAAATCCCACAAAGCAAAGACGTATCGATCGCCCGCTTGATAATGCTCAAATTGCTCTAAGGTGTTGTAGATGTGATCCAGGGTTCTCTGGGTATCCCGACATCCTAAGACAAGCAACCGGGTATCGGCTCTGGCGTGGGCTAATTTCAACACCGACTGCGTGATGATTGCGTGAAAAAATGGGTTTTGATCTTGAAAATCCTCCATCTGCATCACCAACGGCAAACGAACGAGCCGACTGGATTCATTGGCCGCACGCCAGTGCAGATCATAAATCCATTCCTCACCCTCGGCCTGCGGGCACAGGGCTTTCGATGTGAATACCTGACATCCAAGCTGATGACCATACTTACATAGAGTATTTAAAACTCCCTTTCTCCAGTGAGTGAAATGAGTCGTGTGAAAAAAATCATTCAAGTACTCGCCAAACGTGTGGATTAACTGACCTTCAATCGCGTTAGTAATCGGGTTGTTTTGCATGTAAATACTCTCAGTGCTCCGTAGGGATAAAACTATTGACAGATAGAACGGAGGCTACAAATCCTGCATTTCTCAATTAACCGCTCTGGAACATCGATGTGGACGACGAGAGAACGGGGGTTGACGGCTTGACGGTTCGAGGAAGCGTACTTTTTGTGAAGGTTCGACCTTTTCCCTTGGATTGTGCATAGTTATCGAATTTCGTGATCATGGTCGCGATTGATTGTATCTCTTCCGGCAAGGGACGTTGGTGGCGCGCCTCAATGTATCGACGATTGAACGTCGTTGGGTTCGGGCGCTGACCGCTGTGTGACGTCGCCTGTTCATACCAATAGTTGTAGATCTCAAACAAATCATGGACTAATCGATGGGTGTCAGAGGCGCGATAAAACAGCATTCCATGCAGGATGGGTTTAGGGTCCATATATTCGATTTTCAAAGCATACCCGATACTGGTTTTTCTGATCGGACTCTTGAGCGAAACCAGTGCCTGACGATCAGCGTAAATATCCCGATTCTTCGAGTGATCGCTTACCTCATACTCAAAGCGAACATAGACGACTGCGATGTGCTGATAGTGGTCACAGAGTTTAGTGGCGAAGTCAATCAGACCCTGGTAGTTTTCCTTGGCACGACGTCGGAAGTTTTTCAGGCGTGACTGAAATTGGGGGTCTTTGAACGTGGAGCGGAGTGTGTCGACCAGTGCATTGAGCGACTGACACGCGCGTTCCTGCTGCTGATCCGGCGTGAGTCCCGACAGGCTGGAGTATCCAGTATCAGGAGTTCCCCTGCGCGTCTGCGATGCCTGAACCGCCTTTGCATCCGGTTCGGGGGAATGCAGGACCGCTGACAGGTTGTACGGATACTGGCCCGAGGTAAAGGTGATTTTTGAACGCTGAAAACAGAGATTCGCGATTCCTGAATCCTGCTTCAGGGTTTCAAGAAACGCGATGACGATGGGACTGATCCTGAGAACATCCGCATACTTGTATGTCTTGTGATCCGTGTCGTAGAGACATTCCTGAATGTGAACATGATTTCGGAGTTGCTGATACAGGTCATGGCCCAGGCCACGAACACGGATGTAAGTGGCCCGTGGCTTGAATTGCCCTTGGGTTTGGGTTTGGGCCAACTCAAACAGGTTGCCTGTGCTCTTGGCGATCTGCGAGGCCAGTTGGTCGAGCTTCTGTAGACGCTCGCGAAACGCCTGATCCTTGGGCGTCCTGGTCGCGGCCAACAGCAGTGTGAATGGGTCGTTGACCCGTCGTGCAAAAGGGGACGTCATAGCCGATAGTATACGCAGAGTTAACGGCCAGAAATCCTGGCCGGAGATCCTAGAAATCGAGCAAAAAAGTTAGTTCCCTTGTTTTTAGAGTTGGTTCTCTCTGACTTAGAGTTAGTTTCCATGCATTCTAAATCAACAACTTAGATTTTTGAATCGATACCGGATCACAGCCTGGATGCAGCACTCAGCGGGTCTGTCGCTCCCCTCTTCCGTAGAGGCTCAATCCCCATTGTAGACGAACTCTGACCAGGCCAAGTTCGTGCTCAGAAGCACTCACGGTCTACGAGTGCGTCGTACTCTATCATGCCCCCGCTAAAACCGCCCCTATCGCCTCCTGAGCGCCTGTGAACCGATCCCAGTCCTCTCCGACTCACAGACGCTCTGAGCGTGATAGGTGGCGAATCCTACGTGATGTTTTTCGCCCGCCACCGATTCCAATGCTGTTCCATATTCGACTGCTCGACTGAATACGCATCGGAATACTCCAGACCAACCTCCGGAGAACGTCGGAGGTACCCACGACCAAAGGTACGTCGCTGTGGATGTTGCAACTGCATGAAGTAGTCGACGACACACAGATTCCGTAACGCCAGATCCAGATTGCACCACCGTGACCACTGATCCCGCTGAATCATCCCCGTCCCCAAGGGTAGATACTTGCCGGAATCGATATGCTGATTCCAGAAACGGGCCTCATGCCCAACCTGTTCTCGCCAGTGTCGACCGATCCGCTCGGACATTTCCCAACCACTCAACACCGCGCTCCCATCGAAGAAGAAGAACCACTGGTAGTAAAACCCCTTGTAGGCCGCATAGGAGAGCTTCCAGATAGAGCCGACCAGATGCTCAAACAGACCGCTGGTGGCGAAGCTCTGGGCAAACGCCTGTTGGTGGTCTAAGGTTTGATCCAGCGTGATGTACGGTCGACGTTTCCTGGAGCAGCGCACCGGATCTCGATAAGTCAGTTCGATCCGACACACCATCAGTTTTTCCGTGCGTTCCAGCCGAGACTTCACATAGGAATGCAACCGCTGATGACGATGCTGCATCTCACGATAGCGTTGCTGGATGTCGAGGAAGAACGGTTCGGAGTGAAAGAGCGACCGTAACGCCTCGACACAGGTCTGGAGTACGTCATAGACACGTTGATGATCGATCGTGATCGCGTCCTCACGATAGAGCTGGATAATCTCCTGAAGATCAGGCGGCTGTTCGACCTGTCGCAGGAAACAGGAGACCCAGGGATCGAACTCATGCTGCGGAAAATGGCGACGGATCAGAGGGGCATCAAACCGAATCGCCTGATAGAGCTTTAAACCCAGTGGGTGCTTTTTGACATCGAGATACGTTTGACCCTGAAGTGTACGCTGCAACGTGAACAATGGATCGCCATGTTGGTGTTGGTCTAAGGCCAATCCGAGTTCGACCACACGGATCAGGGCATCGAGTCCGTCCTGATCCCGACTGATGTAACGTAAGGGTTCTTCAAGCTTGTTATATTGACGCTGCAACAGACTGTCCCGGAGGATAGGGTAAGCGTCAAACAGCGCATCGTCGATCTGGAACATAGTGTACCTCAGACGTAGTGGGATGGAAGCTTTGGCTGGATCACCCTGTCAGTTGGACGTCTCCTGGAAAGTTTCGATGTCGTCTCCAGCCAAAGCATGTCACGTCCGAGTATTTTTTGGACTACCCTGACCTGTCGGTCGTGTGATCCGTCGATGCTGTTTGACGTGGACGACCCCGTTTGACCGTCGTTACGGGTTTGATCCATCCCCGTCCAAAGGCTCGCCGCCTTCCTGTATGTTTCAAACTGATAAAGTCATCGACCTTGCACAAATACTGAACCACGCGCTGTAACGCTTGCCGTTTGGTTTGATCCGCATGATCGATCTGTCCGATTCCCAGGTGGCGATATTGGGTTTTGTAGACATTGCAGTTCCAGTAAGTCGCGTGTGAACCGACGATGACTTTCCAGTGTTCACCGATCAAGTGTCCCAGTGTCATATCCTCCCGAACCTTGGACCCATCGAAAAAGAACAGCCAATGGGTATGAAACCCTTTCAGAGCGCCGTGTTCGATTTTCCAGACATATCCCACGAGATGTTCAAACAGCGGTTCACGTTTCCAACTCCGGGTGAACCGCTCACGGTACGCTAAGGCGTCTTCAA comes from the Allochromatium vinosum DSM 180 genome and includes:
- a CDS encoding type I restriction endonuclease subunit R, which produces MNLHREVNFETEICDALAAQGWFYADGDAADYDRARALFPADVLAWVQSTQPNAWATLEKNHGPQAAEVLLGRLRDSINQRGTLDVLRHGIELLGLRHPLTLAQFKPALAMNPDLLTRYAANRLRVIRQLRYSLHNENALDLGLFLNGIPVATAELKTDFTQSVEDAVDQYRFDRHPRPKGQGSAEPLLSFPNGALVHFAVSNREVRMTTHLEGPATRFLPFNRGDHGAAGNPPNEHGGHRTAYLWEDIWARDTWLEILGRYLVAQKDSKKQIKTLIFPRFHQLDGTRKLLVTVLIEGPGGKYLIQHSAGSGKTNSIAWAAHFLADLHDEHHHKLFDSVLVVSDRTVLDSQLQDAIFDFERTAGVVATIKGDGGSKSRELAEALSGGKKIVVCTIQTFPFALKAVRELAATQGKRFAVIADEAHSSQTGEAAAKLKAVLSADEWQALTDGGEISTEDLLAAQMTTRAAETGITYVAFTATPKAKTLQLFGRRPDPNRPAGPDNLPAPFHVYSMRQAIEEGFILDVLKNYTPYKLAFRLATMGREWDEQEMVRDEALKGILRWVRLHPYNISQKVQVVVEHFRENVAPLLNGRAKAMVVVGSRLEAVRWRLAIDHYTQEQGYPIGTLVAFSGDVIDPESGPDPFSETSQTMNPNLKGRGIRDAFDTDDYQILLVANKFQTGFDQPLLCGMYVDKRLAGIAAVQTLSRLNRAYPNKDTTYVVDFVNDPEDILDAFKAYYETAELSGVTDPNLIFNLRSKLDAAGFYDDFEVNRVVEVEFNPKAKHSDLTAALEPVASRLLQQYKAAQNRLKSAKAKDDAAAIKEAQDALNALRLFKKDLGTFQRVYAFLSQIFDYGNTAIEKRFIFYRRLLPLLEFGRERDTIDLSKIVLTHHTLKRQGQRSLVLQAGETSTLTPLGESGTGTVQDKEKARLREIIAKVNDLFEGDLTDDDQLVYVNHVLKGKLLESKTLIQQASNNTKEQFANSPDLSNELLNAIIDAFAAHTTMSKQALDSEKVRRGLQDILLGPAQLYEALREQTESAQAVP
- a CDS encoding H-NS family nucleoid-associated regulatory protein, translating into MIHSETDPTEHLLQRKRELEEKEKEIEKQKKEIEEKIKESNLGSRQKALNDILDLMNTYEIDISDIAIAKKYPEKIKKTSQATKEKKPKFPQPPEGKKYFNLETNKSWSGRGPIDDSIRNHPDPNSLLVDKVVEQPTTAI
- a CDS encoding integration host factor subunit beta, with translation MTRSELITQMANRQEHLPEADVEVVVKALLNLLRESLANGERIEVRGFGSFSLHYRPPRQARNPKTGETVFTAGKHYLHFKPGKELRERVNFVYF
- a CDS encoding YagK/YfjJ domain-containing protein, with translation MFQIDDALFDAYPILRDSLLQRQYNKLEEPLRYISRDQDGLDALIRVVELGLALDQHQHGDPLFTLQRTLQGQTYLDVKKHPLGLKLYQAIRFDAPLIRRHFPQHEFDPWVSCFLRQVEQPPDLQEIIQLYREDAITIDHQRVYDVLQTCVEALRSLFHSEPFFLDIQQRYREMQHRHQRLHSYVKSRLERTEKLMVCRIELTYRDPVRCSRKRRPYITLDQTLDHQQAFAQSFATSGLFEHLVGSIWKLSYAAYKGFYYQWFFFFDGSAVLSGWEMSERIGRHWREQVGHEARFWNQHIDSGKYLPLGTGMIQRDQWSRWCNLDLALRNLCVVDYFMQLQHPQRRTFGRGYLRRSPEVGLEYSDAYSVEQSNMEQHWNRWRAKNIT